The genomic DNA CCGGCGTCACGCAGATTCTCGAAGTTGACGCCCTTGACCACGCGCCCGGCGTCGACGTCCAGACACGGGATGACCCGCACGGCCAGACCTTCGCCATGGTGGTTCATCGGTAGTCCCCCGGATCGCCGATCGATGCGAACACCTCGAGCAGTTCGCCGTGCACACCCGGCGACCCGGCCAGCGCCGACTGCGATTCGATCGTCCACTCCTGCCCGGCGAGGTCGGTGACGACGCCGCCCGCCGCGCGGACGAGCGCCACACCGGCAGCGTGGTCCCACACGTGGTGACCGAAGCTGATCGCGGCACCCAGGACGCCCGCTGCCGCGTAGGCGAAGTCGACGCCCGTGGCGCCGTGCATCCGCATCCGTGAGCATCGCTGGCTCAACTTCTCCAGAAACGCCACCCGGTAGGCGCCGGGGAACCTGCCGCGGGAGTCGATGTTGAAGGAGCCGCTGCCCACCACGGCGTCGTCGAGGTTGGTGCGCTCCAGGCGGGGCTGCTCGATCCCGTTGACGCGCAACGGGCCACCGACCACCGCCGTGTACCGCTGGCCCGTGAACGGCAGCCACGTCAACCCGGCCACCGGCTCGCCCTCGCGCAGCAGACCCAGCAGGATCCCCGCCGTCGGCAGTCCCGCGGCATAGTTGAACGTTCCGTCGATCGGGTCGAGCACCCACACGAGGTGCGACTTCAGGTCGGCTCCGCCGAATTCCTCACCGTGCACGCCGATCCCGGTCGTCGACTCTAGCGCGGCCACCACCTGACGTTCGATCGCGAGGTCGACCTCGGTCGCGAAGTCGTTGCCCTTCTTCTGCACGGCGGAGTCGGCCCGGTGGCCCGCAACGAACGGCTTGGCCGCGTCGTCCAGGACCGCGGCGGCGGCGCTGACCAGACCGTCGAGGTCCGCATCGTCGAGAGCCACTACGGCTACCGACTCACGGCGTCGAGAGCCTCGGGCAACGTGAACCGCCCGGCGTACAGCGCCTTTCCGACGATCGCGCCCTCGACGCCCTCGCCGGTCAGCGTGGCGATCGCCCGCAGGTCGTCGATGCTGGACACCCCGCCCGACGCGATGACGGGAGCCTCGGTGCGCGCCGCGACGGCGGACAGCAACTCCAGGTTCGGGCCGTTGAGGGTGCCGTCCTTGGTCACGTCGGTGACGACGTAGCGCGAGCACCCCTCGGCGTCGAGCCGGTCCAGGATCTCCCACAGGTCGCCGCCGTCGGTCTCCCAGCCGCGACCGCGGAGTCGATATCCGCCGCCTGGCATCGACGGGTCGATCTTGACGTCGAGGCCGACGGCCACCTTGTCGCCGTGCTCGGCGATCATCCGCGCGCACCACTGCGGGTTCTCCAGCGCCGCGGTGCCGAGGTTGACTCGGGCGCAACCGCTTTCGAGTGCGGCCTGCAGGGACTCGTCGTCACGGATGCCGCCCGACAACTCGACCGCCACGTCGAGCCGGCCGATGACCTCGGCGAGCAGTTCGCGGTTCGACCCGCGGCCGAACGCCGCGTCGAGGTCGACGAGGTGGATCCACTCGGCTCCGTCGCGCTGCCAGGCCAAGGCCGCGTCGACCGCGGAGCCGTAGTCGGTCTCGCTGCCTGCCTGGCCCTGCACGAGTCGAACGGCCTTGCCCTCGACCACGTCCACGGCGGGCAGCAGGATCAGCGGTGCGTCATTCAATGTCGTCAGAGCCCCTCGACCCAATTGGTGAGCAGCGTCGCACCTGCGTCGCCGCTCTTCTCCGGATGAAACTGCGTGGCGGACAGGGCACCGTCCTCGACGGCCGCCAGGAACGGCACGTGATGCTTCGCCCACGTGAGGCGTGCGTCGTCACTGCCCTCCCACTTCTGCGCGGCGTAGGAGTGCACGAAGTAGAACCGCGTGTCGGCGTCCAGACCGCGGAAGAGCGTACTGCCCGGCGCCGCGTCGACGACGTTCCACCCCATGTGCGGGATGACCGGAGCATCCAGCCGGACGACGGCGCCTGGCCACTGTGCGCAACCTTCGCTCTCCACCCCGAATTCGACGCCGCGGGTGAACAGGATCTGCATGCCGACGCAGATCCCCAGAACGGGATGTCCGTTGCTCAGCCGATCGGCGACGATCTTGTCGCCACCGACCGCCCGCAGACCGACCATGCACGACTCGTAGGCGCCGACGCCGGGCACCACCAGGCCGTCGGCCGCTGCCGCGGCGTCGGGATCGGACGTGACCTCGACCTCGGCACCGGTGCGTTCCAGCGCGCGCTGGGCGGATCGCAGGTTGCCGGAACCGTAGTCGAGGACGACCACGGACTTCTTCGTCACAGGCTGCCCTTCGTGGACGGCACACCCGTCACTCGGGGATCGGGCTCGACGGCTTGACGCAGCGCGCGCGCAACGGCCTTGAACTCGGCCTCGGTGATGTGGTGCGGGTCGCGGCCGTACAGCGTGCGCACGTGCAGGGCAATCCGGGCGTTGTAGGCCAGCGATTCGAAGACGTGCCGGTTGATGACCGTGTGGTACGGCGCGCTGGAACCCGCGATCGTGAAGTGCACCATGAACTCCGGCTCGCCGGTGTGCACGAAGTATGGCCTGCCCGATACGTCGACGGCGGCATGCGCCAGGGTCTCGTCCATCGGGATGAACGCGTCGCCGAAGCGCCGGATGCCCTTCTTGTCGCCGAGGGCCTCGCCGAGCGCCTGGCCGAGCACGATCGCGGTGTCCTCGACCGTGTGGTGCCCCTCGATCTCGACGTCGCCCTTGGCGTGCACGGTGAGGTCGAAGCTGGCGTGGCTGCCCAGCGACGTCAGCATGTGATCGAAGAACGGGACGCCGGTGCTGATGTCCACCTGACCGGTGCCGTCGAGGTCGATCTCGACGACGATGTCCGATTCCTTGGTCTTGCGTTCGACTCTCGCGCGGCGGTTCGCCGGGTTCGTCATGAGGCTCCTATGGGGCTGGTGGTGGTAAGTTCCGTGTCGGCCAGGAGCGCGCTGGCGTCGAGGAACACGTCGTTCTCTTCGTCGATGCCGACGGTGGCGCGCAGGTAACCGGGGATTCCCACGTCGCGGATCAGTACGCCGGCGTCGAGGTAGCGTTGCCACGCGGCGGGTGCGTCGGCGAACTCGCCGAACAGCACGAAGTTCGCATCGCTGGGGATGACGCGGAAACCCATGTCGCGCAGCGCATCCGATACCCGGTTGCGTTCGGCGATGAGCGTCGCCACACTGCCGAGCGTGTCGTCTGCATGGCGCAGGGCGGCGCGCGCGGCGACCTGCGTCATAGCGGACAGGTGGTAGGGCAGCCGGACGAGCAGTAGCGCGTCGATGACGGCCGGGTCGGCCACCAGGTAGCCCAGGCGCCCCCCCGCGAAGGCGAAGGCCTTGCTCATGGTGCGCGTGACGACGAGCTTCGCCGGGAAGTCCGCCAGCAGGTGCGCCGCGCTCGGCTGTGACGAGAACTCGCCGTAGGCCTCGTCGACGATCACGATCCCCGGCGCCGCCTCGAGCAGTCGGCGCAGGTCGTCGAGCGGGATGCTCTGACCCGACGGGTTGTTCGGGCTCGCGACGAACACGACGTCGGGCCGGTGGTCGCGCACGGCCGCCACGGCCACCTCGACGTCGAGACCGAAGTCGTCGGCCCTACTGGCCTCGACCCAGTCGGTCTGCGTCCCGTCGGAGATGATGGGGTGCATCGAGTAGGACGGGACGAAGCCGATCGCGCTGCGGCCGGGCCCACCGAAGGCCTGTAGCAGCTGCTGCAGGATCTCGTTGGAACCGTTTGCGGCCCAGACGTTCTCGAGCGTGACGGGTACGCCGATCTGAGCGCTCAGGTACGCCGCGAGGTCGGTGCGCAGCAGGACCGCATCCCGGTCGGGGTACCGGTGCAGCTCCGCGGCCGCGTCGCGAACCGATGCCGCCACGTCGTCGACGAGGGCCTGGGTGGGCGGATGCGGGTTCTCGTTCGTGTTCAGCCGCACCGGCACCGACAGTTGCGGGGCACCGTAGGGCGACTTGCCCCGCAGGTTTTCGCGCAGCGGCAGGTCGTCGAGGGTGATCTTCTGCGTCACTTCGCTGATCCCATCCCCGAGTCGCTGCGCTCCGGCCCGCCGAACCTCCGCCGGACGGCCTCGCCGTGCGCGGGGAGGTTCTCCGCGTTCGCGAGCGTGACGACGTAGCCGGCCACGTCCTTGAGCGCCGCCTCGCTGTAGTCCACGACGTGAATGCCACGCAGGAAGGTCTGCACCGACAGACCACTGGAGTGCCGCGCGCAGCCGGCGGTGGGCAGCACGTGGTTCGACCCGGCGCAGTAGTCACCCAGGCTGACCGGTGACCACGCCCCGACGAAGATCGCTCCGGCCGAACGGACCCTGCCCGCCACGGCGGAGGCATCGACCGTCTGGATCTCGAGGTGCTCGGCGGCGTAGGCGTTGACGACCCGCAGGCCCGCGTCGAGGTCGTCGACGAGCACGATCGCCGACTGCTTGCCGCTCAGCGCCACCGTGACCCGCTCACGGTGCACCGTGGTCTCCACCTGAGCGGCGAGTTCGACGTCGGTGGCGTCGGCCAGCTCGGCGCTGGTGGTCACCAGCACCGAGGCGGCCATCTCGTCATGTTCGGCCTGACTGATCAGATCGGCGGCCACGTGAACCGGGTCGGCCGAGTGATCGGCGAGGATCGCGATCTCCGTCGGTCCGGCCTCGGAGTCGATGCCCACCTGCGACCGGCAGATCCGCTTGGCCGCGGTGACGTAGATGTTGCCCGGACCGGTGATCATGTCCACCGGCGCGAGGTCGGCGCCGTCGGTGTCGGTGCCGCCGTAGGCCATCAGCGCCACGGCTTGCGCTCCACCGACCGCCCACACCTCCTCGACGCCGAGCAGCGCCGCGGCAGCGAGGATCGTCGGGTGCGGCAGTCCATGGAAGGGCCCCGAGGTGCCCGACGGGTCGGTCTGCGGCGGGCTCGCGATGACGAGTGACTCCACGCCCGCGGTCTGCGCGGGGACGACGTTCATGACCACGCTCGAGGGATAGACGGCGTTGCCGCCCGGCACGTAAAGACCCACCCGCTCGACCGGCACCCAGCGCTCGGTGACCGTGGCCCCGGGAGCGAGCGTCGTGGTGGTGTCCGTGCGCCGCTGATCGGCGTGCACGGTGCGCGCCCGGTCGATCGAGACCTCCAGCGCCTCCCGGATATCCGGGTCGAGGCCGGCCAGCGCGGCGGCGAGACTCTCGACGGGAACGCGAACCGCTCCTGGCCGCAGCCCGTCGAAGCGTTCGCCGTACTCCAGCGCGGCCTCGGCGCCCCGTTCCACGATGGCGTCGATGATCGGCCGGACGACCGGCACCACGGCGTCGACGTCGACCCCGCCGCGCGGCAACGCGGCGCGCAGATGGGCGACGGACAGCCGTTCGCCACGCAGGTCGATGCGGGCCAACTTCGGCGATGGAGCACTCACGTTGACTATTGTCCCAGAGCAGTACAAATCGTATTGGAGCCGCCATGTCCGACCTGCCAAGGATGTTCCCACCGTGGCTCGACCGCATCCAGATCAAGTACTTCAACCCGGTGATCAAACCGCTCGCGGGGCGCGTGCCGGGACTGGCCAAGCTCGAGCACCGCGGCCGGACCTCAGGCCGCACCTACGAGACGATCGTCACGGCGTACCGCAAGGGCGGCCAGGTGGCCATCGTGTTGGGGCACGGCAAGACGGACTGGGTCAAGAACGTGCTCGCGGCCAACGAGGCGGACATCGAGATGTCCCGCGAGACCATCCACCTCGTCAACCCGCGGATCGAACCCACTGGTGACGGCGTGGCCGCGCTGCCCGGCATGGCGCGCAGGCAGGCGCGCAACGTCGCGGTGTTCGTCGCAGACGTCGCCTCCTGACCCGGGTGCGAAAACTCGGTTGAGCCGACCCCGGGGGCCTGCCACACTTCGACCATGGCGTTCCAGGCGTGGCTGGCGTTCTTCGGTGCGGCGATCCTCATCGCGGTGTCCCCGGGCGCGGGTGCGATCCAATCGATGGCGACCGGTCTGAGCCACGGGGTCCGCCGCGGTTACTGGAGCATCCTCGGGCTCGAGATCGGCCTCATGCTGCAGCTGACGCTGGTGGCCATCGGGCTGGGCGCGCTGGTCACCAACTCGATCGTCGCGTTCAACGTCGTGAAGTGGCTCGGCGTCGCCTACCTCCTGTACCTCGCCGTGCGGCAGTGGCGCTCGGCCACCAGGGACCTGCAAGAGCAGGTGGGGACGTCCGCCGTGGGAGGCCGGCGCGCGCTGGTGTTGCGCGGGTTCCTCGTCAACGCGACGAATCCGAAGGGCCTGGTGTTCTTCCTCGCCGTCACGCCGCAGTTCGTCGTGCCGACGGCCCCGTTGCTACCGCAGTACCTCGCGATCGGCGCCACCATGGTCGCCGTCGACCTGGTCGTCATGGGCCTCTACACCAGCCTTGCGGCACGGCTGCTGCACTGGCTCAACACACCCCGTCAGCAGAAGATCGTCAACCGCACGTTCTCCGGATTGTTCGCCACCGCAGCGGTGGTGCTCTCCCTGGTGCGGCGCGGCGCCACGGCCTGACCACTCTCGCCAAGCCCACTCCCGGGGCCCGTTCTCGTCAGCAAATCGACGTCATGGTAAAGCCGTGCATCGGTGTCACACACGGTCTCACCACGTAAAAATGACGCCCGAGTAGATGCTGGCTAATACCTGCTGGTAGCGTAAACGAACGTTTACCGGGCGTCGCACGTGGGTAACGACCCGGGCGCTCATCGCCACCATCGACGCACAGGGGAGAACTCGGGATGCCATCTTCGAGCAGCAACGCCAGCCGACCGACCATGTTCACGGCAGCCATCGCCGTCGGCGTCATCGCCGTCGCCGCGGGTGCCGGGCCGGCCGGCAGTGACCACGGCTCGCAACCCGTGACGTCCCAGGCGCCGTCGAGCGCCCCGCACCACCCGGCATACGCGCCGGTGCTGGCGGCCGCCTCGACCCCTACCCCCCTACTCGCGGCGATCCTGCTCGGCGGCGAGGCGGCACCGGGCGACGTCGTGGTTGCGGAGTCCGCGGCGTCGGGCGTCCGCGGTCCGTCGACCACGACGACGACCACTGACGGCGCGAGCCTCGGCCGCAACACCGCCTCGGCAGGCCACACCGCCATCACCGCGGCACCGGTTCCGCGCACGGCCGCGACCGCGGCGAGCGTCGGCGACGACCGTGCCGACCTGAGTGGGTCGGCCGTGTCAGCCCGCTCGGCAGCGGCGGTTTCCGCCGTCGCACCCTCGCTGCCCGGCACGCCGCCGCCGGATCTCGGGACGTTCATCCAATCGATGGTCAAGGTCTTCATCAGTGACGGCGGCCCCGGCCAGAACGCCGGTCTGCTCATCGGCAACGGCGGCCATGGATTCGCCGGCCAGAACGGCGGCAACGGCGGCCTCCTGTTCGGAAACGGAGGCGACGGCGGCTACGGCTTGCGCGGCGGCTACGGCGGTACGGGCGGCAACGCGGGACTCTTCGGCAACGGCGGCAAGGGTGGTACCGGATCGTTCAGCATCGTCGGGTTCGGTACCGCGACCGCAGGCAACGGTGGCCGCGGCGGCAATGGCGGCATGCTGGCG from Mycolicibacterium arabiense includes the following:
- a CDS encoding inositol monophosphatase family protein, which encodes MALDDADLDGLVSAAAAVLDDAAKPFVAGHRADSAVQKKGNDFATEVDLAIERQVVAALESTTGIGVHGEEFGGADLKSHLVWVLDPIDGTFNYAAGLPTAGILLGLLREGEPVAGLTWLPFTGQRYTAVVGGPLRVNGIEQPRLERTNLDDAVVGSGSFNIDSRGRFPGAYRVAFLEKLSQRCSRMRMHGATGVDFAYAAAGVLGAAISFGHHVWDHAAGVALVRAAGGVVTDLAGQEWTIESQSALAGSPGVHGELLEVFASIGDPGDYR
- the priA gene encoding bifunctional 1-(5-phosphoribosyl)-5-((5-phosphoribosylamino)methylideneamino)imidazole-4-carboxamide isomerase/phosphoribosylanthranilate isomerase PriA yields the protein MNDAPLILLPAVDVVEGKAVRLVQGQAGSETDYGSAVDAALAWQRDGAEWIHLVDLDAAFGRGSNRELLAEVIGRLDVAVELSGGIRDDESLQAALESGCARVNLGTAALENPQWCARMIAEHGDKVAVGLDVKIDPSMPGGGYRLRGRGWETDGGDLWEILDRLDAEGCSRYVVTDVTKDGTLNGPNLELLSAVAARTEAPVIASGGVSSIDDLRAIATLTGEGVEGAIVGKALYAGRFTLPEALDAVSR
- the hisH gene encoding imidazole glycerol phosphate synthase subunit HisH; the encoded protein is MTKKSVVVLDYGSGNLRSAQRALERTGAEVEVTSDPDAAAAADGLVVPGVGAYESCMVGLRAVGGDKIVADRLSNGHPVLGICVGMQILFTRGVEFGVESEGCAQWPGAVVRLDAPVIPHMGWNVVDAAPGSTLFRGLDADTRFYFVHSYAAQKWEGSDDARLTWAKHHVPFLAAVEDGALSATQFHPEKSGDAGATLLTNWVEGL
- the hisB gene encoding imidazoleglycerol-phosphate dehydratase HisB; amino-acid sequence: MTNPANRRARVERKTKESDIVVEIDLDGTGQVDISTGVPFFDHMLTSLGSHASFDLTVHAKGDVEIEGHHTVEDTAIVLGQALGEALGDKKGIRRFGDAFIPMDETLAHAAVDVSGRPYFVHTGEPEFMVHFTIAGSSAPYHTVINRHVFESLAYNARIALHVRTLYGRDPHHITEAEFKAVARALRQAVEPDPRVTGVPSTKGSL
- a CDS encoding histidinol-phosphate transaminase, yielding MTQKITLDDLPLRENLRGKSPYGAPQLSVPVRLNTNENPHPPTQALVDDVAASVRDAAAELHRYPDRDAVLLRTDLAAYLSAQIGVPVTLENVWAANGSNEILQQLLQAFGGPGRSAIGFVPSYSMHPIISDGTQTDWVEASRADDFGLDVEVAVAAVRDHRPDVVFVASPNNPSGQSIPLDDLRRLLEAAPGIVIVDEAYGEFSSQPSAAHLLADFPAKLVVTRTMSKAFAFAGGRLGYLVADPAVIDALLLVRLPYHLSAMTQVAARAALRHADDTLGSVATLIAERNRVSDALRDMGFRVIPSDANFVLFGEFADAPAAWQRYLDAGVLIRDVGIPGYLRATVGIDEENDVFLDASALLADTELTTTSPIGAS
- the hisD gene encoding histidinol dehydrogenase, which translates into the protein MSAPSPKLARIDLRGERLSVAHLRAALPRGGVDVDAVVPVVRPIIDAIVERGAEAALEYGERFDGLRPGAVRVPVESLAAALAGLDPDIREALEVSIDRARTVHADQRRTDTTTTLAPGATVTERWVPVERVGLYVPGGNAVYPSSVVMNVVPAQTAGVESLVIASPPQTDPSGTSGPFHGLPHPTILAAAALLGVEEVWAVGGAQAVALMAYGGTDTDGADLAPVDMITGPGNIYVTAAKRICRSQVGIDSEAGPTEIAILADHSADPVHVAADLISQAEHDEMAASVLVTTSAELADATDVELAAQVETTVHRERVTVALSGKQSAIVLVDDLDAGLRVVNAYAAEHLEIQTVDASAVAGRVRSAGAIFVGAWSPVSLGDYCAGSNHVLPTAGCARHSSGLSVQTFLRGIHVVDYSEAALKDVAGYVVTLANAENLPAHGEAVRRRFGGPERSDSGMGSAK
- a CDS encoding nitroreductase family deazaflavin-dependent oxidoreductase produces the protein MSDLPRMFPPWLDRIQIKYFNPVIKPLAGRVPGLAKLEHRGRTSGRTYETIVTAYRKGGQVAIVLGHGKTDWVKNVLAANEADIEMSRETIHLVNPRIEPTGDGVAALPGMARRQARNVAVFVADVAS
- a CDS encoding LysE family transporter — protein: MAFQAWLAFFGAAILIAVSPGAGAIQSMATGLSHGVRRGYWSILGLEIGLMLQLTLVAIGLGALVTNSIVAFNVVKWLGVAYLLYLAVRQWRSATRDLQEQVGTSAVGGRRALVLRGFLVNATNPKGLVFFLAVTPQFVVPTAPLLPQYLAIGATMVAVDLVVMGLYTSLAARLLHWLNTPRQQKIVNRTFSGLFATAAVVLSLVRRGATA